The Myxococcales bacterium genomic sequence GGTAAAGTAGGCGTCATCGACACCGACATGCCCTGCGCTGATGCATTGCGTTAAGAATACGAGCGCTGCTGCAATCAGGGAAGCCAAAGCCACACCGTCAGCGCTACGCCACGGAATCAGTCGCCATAGTTGCAGGAGCGAACGGCAACGCGAAGCGATAGTCATGCTCCTCCATATACCAGCGGCGTAGGCCCGTTAGCCAAGGAGTTTATGAGCCCGAATTCGGACCCTGTTGGGTGTCACGGGTTTGGTCATAATCACCGCTGAGCCTCAGGTTTCATCCCTCGTCGACGTGAGACCCCTTACGACGTCCTGTCGCCTTTTCGTTCGACGGGGCGCAGGCCTGGCTAGGTCAACGAGACCCCTCGCCCCGCAAACTCACGTCCACGTGAACCGATAAAGGTCGTGTGAGTTGAGCTGCCATTGCGAGCTCAATCGTAGGCGTGAGTCGAGCGCGCAATACGACGGCCAGCGCCCGCTGGTGTAGCAGGCGACTGAGGAAACGGGCTCGCATCCTCAGTAAACTCCCGCCATCGGCGTTTGGCACTGAAGAGACCGAGGTCTTGTGCTTCGTCAACTTTGACCGCCTGGTGTAAGCTCCGCGATCCGCTCTTGCCATGACCAGCACCTCGTCCCCGTCGTCTCCTCCCTCGCCCGCACGCGCGCAGGCCGCCGCCGTGGCGGGCCGCGGGGCTCTTTACATTGGTGCCGCCAAAATCGTCTTCATGGTGGCTGGCTTTCTGCAACGTTGGCTGTTGGCCCGCATCGTGGGTCCAGCCGAATACGGTGCCTTTTCGGTGGTGAACGGCGCCGTATCGACCGTGAACAACACCATGGTCCAGGGCACCACCCAGGCCATCAGCAAGTTCGCGGCTGAAGACGACGAGCGTGCGGGCGCGGTGGCGCGCGCGGGACTGCGGCTGCAGATGTTCGTGGGGACGGCGGTGGGGCTCGCCTTTTTGCTGGCAGCGCCCTGGCTTGCGCGCCTCGTGGGGGCGCCGACCTACTACGTGCCCTGGTTCCGTCTGGTTGCGGCTATCCCCTTCCTCTACGGCTTTTATGCCGTGTACGTCGGGCTTGCCAATGGCCTGCGGCGCTTCGCTACCCAGGCGAGCTTCGACGTGCTCTTCTCGGCTCTCAAGACCGGGCTCCTGCTGGGAGGCGCGCTGCTGTTCGCGCGGGGGAGACAAGACCCTCGCGCGGCCGTGACGGGCGCGTTCGCAGGCTTCGTCGTCGCGGCCGTGGTGATCCTCTTCGTCGCGGCGCGGGTGATGGGCAAGGTGAAGGCTCCCGCAGGTGCCCCCTTTCCCCTGAAGCGTCTCACCGTGTTCATGACGGGGGTGGCGCTTTACGCGGTGATGGTGAACCTGGCGCTCAACTACGATCTTTTTTGGCTGAGGCGCTTCGCGGGCGCTTCGGCCGAGGCCACACGCGCCGATGCCCTCGTGGGCAACTACGAAGCGCTCCGTAACCTGGCGCTCTTGCCCTACCAGGCGCTCATCGTGGTGACCTTCGTCGTGTTTCCCCTGGTGTCGCGTGTGACCTTCGAGCAGAACCGGGACGCCACCCTCGCGTATGTCCGGCAAACGATGCGCATCGCCTTCGCCTTCGCGGCGCTCATGGGCCTGGCGCTGGGGTGCCGCCCGGGCGCCCTCTTGGCGATTCTCTACAAACCCGCGTATCTCGAGGGCACCACCGCGCTGCCCATCCTTGCGGCGGGGCTTTGCGCCCTGTCTTTGCTGGGCGTGGCGTGCGCCATCATCAACGCCTCGGGACGTCCGCGGGTGGCCGTGGGGCTGGTGGCGGTCACGTTGCTCGTGGGCAGCCTCTCTGCCCTCTACCTCGTCCCAGGCGCTGCGCCGGGTCCCGCCATGCTGCGTGCACAGGCGGTCTCCACGGCGGCGGGCATGGGCGCGGGCTTCCTGGTGGCCATGGCTTACCTCAAACGTAGCTTCGGAGGCGCAGTTCCGCTGGGCACGGTCCTGCGCACCACGTTGGGGCTGGCGCTGGGTGTATCGGCCGCGCAACTCATGCCCGAAGGGGGCCGTGTCATGGGACTCGCTGCCGTGGCCGTCGCGGTCCTGGTCTTCCTGGCAACGCTGCTCCTGGCCCAGGAGCTGGGGCCCGAGGATCGCGCCCGCTTCGCCCGCCTGGCGCGCCGCAAACGCGCTTAGGACTCGTCGTCGTTTGACCCGGGCGGGGGCACGGCGGGGCTCGGTTGAAACCACGCGCAACGGCTCACCGGCTGAGGGGGGGTACTTCGCCGGGTAGACGGGGCACAGAATGAACACGCTCCGCGCCGCCTTCACCAGCTTGTGGTTCCCACAGCGGTGGCAAAGGCTCGTTGGGAAGGGAAGGGGCTCTTCAGAAGACATAGGCGTCGAGCCACCATGCCACGAGCAGGCCCGACGCGGTCCCGACCACGTTCCAACTAAAGTCTTTCCACGAGGCATCCCCAGGCCCCACAAGGTCGGCAAGCTCCTTTGCGCTGCCAAGCGCAAGGGCGAATCCCGCACCTCCCAGAAAACGCCACCGCGGTTCCTCCCAGACCAGCGCTGACGCGCCGTAGCCCGTGAGCGCCAGGGCCGCCGACACGCCGCCATGCAGGTACTTGTCCCGCGCGAACCAAGGGTCGGTCTCGACGGCAAAGACCGAGGCATGGGTGGCGAGCAGCGGTGGCACGGTGGAGCTCTAATCTACCGCGTTTGGTCGACTATGTTACCGAGATCGTTGGTCGGGCCCACGAAACGCATCGAGCCGGTCAAAGGGTCTTTTGACGATCCCGAATCGGAGCTTTGGCCTTGGAGAGCCTACGTGCCTTGGAACCCTCGGCTTGGTTCCGGGCTCGGAGCCAAGCGGCCCACGGATGCGAAAGGTGCTTCTTGTATCCGCATGGTACCGCCCGATTGTCTGGCGTCGTCGCGTCGGATTCTTCGCCGAAAATGCGCAGATTTCGGCTAACGCAACCGGCTGCATGTTGGGTAGGTTTCGCCTCGCTCTCGCGTCCGTTACGTTGGTCTTCGGCCTCTACTGGTTCGGAAGAGAACTTGACAGCGTATACCCGTTCAATCGCTGGCTGGCCTGGCGATTCCTCTCCCAGCTTGCGCTGTCTTTCGGGTGGGGTGGGGCAGTTCTTTCGGCGGGTAGCGTTCTGCTGCGCCGTTTCCGCAGGGTACGGTCTCCGTGGGATGAACACCTCGTTCTGAGCTTCGCATTGGGGGTCGTCGTGTTTGGCCTCGGCGTCTTCGTCACGGGCATTCTTGGCGGGCTCGGGGGTGTTTTCTTTGTTACTTGGCCTACGCTTCTTCTCGTGGCTTCCGGTCCTTCATTGCTTTCGAACTCGATCGTTCGCTGGCGTCGGATCAGAGCGCTTGCTTCCCTGCACGAGGATGAGCCTCGTTGGAGCTGGTTTGTCCGGGGATTTGGAGCGATAGGAATCGCGATCGTTCTGCTCCAGATCATGACGCCTCACAATGTTGCGTTCGACGCCCGTTGGTACCATCTGGCGATCGCCGAATCATATGCCTCGATCGGAAAGATTATCCGATTCGATGACGGATGGTTTTTGGGGACTCTCCCTCAACTTGCAACCTGGATCTACACGTGGGCTATGCTGTGCCCCGGTACGTCGCTGGCGTTCCGCATAGAACTCGCAGCGTATACCGAGTTCCTAATCTTTCTCTTCACGCTCGCGGGGGTCGGTGCGGCTCTACGTTGGTTGTTGCGATCGAAGCGTATTCGTGGCGGTTGGGCGATCTTTTTTCTCTTTCCCGGGCTGTTCGTTTACGACTCGAACCTAAATCTGTCAGCGGATCACGTGCTTGCGCTATGGGCTCTGCCGTTGGTGTTGGCGGGGCGGCGGTTGTTTCCGCGGCCGGGAAACCAGCGGCCGCCGCTGGAGTCCGCGATCCTTGTCGGGATCGTCTTTTCAGGTGCCCTTCTCACGAAGTATCAGGCCTTGTACATTACCGTCGGTTCGGGGTGGCTCGTAGTGGCCGCGACGGTCGGCGTCTTGCTTCGAGCAAAACGAGGACAGAGAGGTCACCTTGCGATGGTGGTGCTGACGAGACTTGTCCTGACGGGACTCACGACCCTTTTGGTGACGACACCTCATTGGTTGAAGAACGTTGTCTGGCATAAAAATCCGGTTTATCCCTTCGCAAGAGGCGTTTTCGGAGGCGTGCCGTGGGGACCAGGCATTGAGTTTGGGCTCCTGGATGACGGATGGACGCCTGAAGGTCCGTTCTGGTCGCGCATCGTAGAAACCGTTTCGGCTATCGCGAGTTTTTCGTTCAGGCCGCACGACTGGGAGACATTCCACCGCAATTGGCCGGTATTCGGTTCGCTCTTTTCAGTCTTGGTAGGCCCGGCTCTTGTCCTCGGCGCATCTCTTCGCCTCCTTAACCTGGCGATAGCGACGTGCTTGGCTTTGGGCGTTTGGTATTGGACCTATCACCAAGATAGGTATCTGCAATCGATCTTGCCGTGGATGGTGGCCGCTACCGCTGCCGCGATCGCCGTTCTATGGCGGAGTCGGGCCCTTCTTGTTCGGATTACGTTATTTTCTGCAATCGCTCTTCAGATAGTGTGGTCAGCGGATCTCCCCGCCCTGCCCACCCACGCGATGATTGGCAAGTCACCTATTTCGGCGACGATGGATCGTCTCTCATCAGGCTTTCGTAAAGCCTGGAATGAGCGGGACGACGCTGCCACCCACCTTCAAAGAGTTGCTGCACGCCTGCCCTCAGATGCCGTGCCGCTTCTTCACGAAGAGCACCTCCGTCTCGGACTCGGAAGGTGGGTCCTCACGGACAGTTTCGGCCGACAAGGAGCTATCCGTTACAGGAACTGGAACACGCAACGAGAAGCTTACGACCGCCTAAGGGCGCTGGGCTCGACGCACATTTTGGTGCGTGAAGGTGCAGTCGGACAGTTTTCCTTGGCGGATGACATTGTCTTTTTCGACCTCCTCCGAGCCTTACCGAAGGTATCGGAGGTCGAAGGGTACCGCATCTTCTCACTGCTCGAAGGTCCACCCCAACGTTACTCAGATCGCGCTGAATCACTCGTGGTTGGCTGTCGCGGCCTCCGATTCTTGCCTTCTATTCGGGATCTTGACGAGGAAATCCCGGATATCACGAACGACTGTCAGTTAGAGCTAAGTGGGCTCGAAGAGGCATCGATGTCTGCGAGATTCGTCGTTACACAATCAGGGAGGCTGACCTCTGTTCGCGAAAGGCTGCCATCCTCATGGGCTCTGCTATTCCAGAGGGACGGCGTGGCAGTATTGGCGCCAGGACACTAGCGGGAACGGATACCCAAAATGGCTCCGATGGGTGCAATGCGAAAGAGTTTGAATCCTCTACTGCTCGACTCGAGCGTTAGCTCGAAGTGGCCCACCCTCTGCGTCTCGTGATTGTAGACCGCTCGACAAATAGATCGGGAGTCTCGTCCGCATCCATCCGGTGAGACAATCAACCAGGAGACTCGATAGCGCTCCCATGACTCTGCAAGAGCCATCTCGCCGTCGCTGGGAATCATCACTGACCGAGCATCTGACAACGCAGAAAGGTACCAGGGACGTTCCAGCGCGGCGACGTCTGACTTCAGCTTCGGCGCGAAGTCCATAATCGCCTCGACGAGTTCGCTTGGAGGCTCGTAGAGCCTTCCAGGCCTCAACCTTGTCTTGCTCAGTGTCAAGCCAACGAGACCGACGAAGACAGTAAGCGCCAAGATTCGGCGTGCAGAGGACCCGTTCGGGATGAGAAGAAGCCGAGCGGAGAAATCCATGGCAAAAGTGGCGATCAGGGTTGCCACGGGTAGCATCACAAAAAGTGTCGCCACCGGCGCGGAGGGGTACCACTTTCGCCGGAATCACCGGTACCCAGGAGCCCACCCCGAAATTGGCGCAACGGGCCGGTCTGGATGAAGCTGGCCCGACGAGAGGTTGAATGACGAAAGGCCCGGAGTTGGCGCTCCGAGCCTTTCGTGGGCAGCGCCAACCAGGGCACCGCACACTCCCCACACAGGTGTGTCGATGATGCGGGGGAAGGTGATGGCGCTGTCCAGTTCCTCGACCTCGCCGAGGGCGACTGGAGATTCGAGAGCGACAGTGTCGGCAATGCGGAGGCCCGTTCTGGGTGCATCGGCAGTGCGACCGTGGGCATGTCTACTGCGGTGAATTGTGCCGGAGAGAGGGCCGGCGCCGTACAGCGCGGGCGGCACACCGACGTCACCGTCAGTCAGATGAGGGCCGCCAGGACCACCGCGACCAGCAGCGTGCTGCTGCGAGGGCACGCAAGCGTTGCAAGTCGATGCGTGGGGGATCATGCCTGCGAAAATTTGACCGACGTGGCATTGATGGTCGGCAACCATGTTTCGAGCCGACGACCCTGACATTGAGGCTAAGGCGGAGAAGCGAGACGGGGGCGACAGAGGTCCGCCTTTCGGGGGTAGCACCCTCAGTGCCGCCCCCCCCGCACGATCTGTCGGCTTCTGGCGATCCTAGCAGCTTGGAATCAAGGACCGGTTCGGGTTTGTGTTGTCTGTGGACGGGACAAACGAGGATACCGAGTGGGCTTTGCGCTGGGACGATGGCCTCCAGTGGCTCGGCCTCCACCAGGTTGACCTCCATCTGGAGGTCCGAGGCCTTTCCTGGCACCATGTTGGTGGGTCATGAGCGCTGACGATGAGATCTTCGCCCAGCGGCGCGCAGAGGTTTTGCGTCTGACCTATGCCGAGGGGCTCGGCATACGCGCGATAGCGCGAAACCTCAAGATGGCGAGGAAGACCGTGCGCCAGCTTTTGGATGGAGATCGCTCACACAAGCTGAGGCTATCGGGAGCGCCTCGGGCGCATTTGCTCAATCCCTTTGATGGGGGTCATTCGGCAGATTCTGCGGGAGACCACCTGATATGCGTGCCCCGGCGGTGCTGGAGCGCCTTCGGGTGATGGGCTACCGCGGCGGGCATTACGATTCTGCGGGATCGGCTGCGGACTTTGCGTCCACGTGCGGAGCGCGAGCCCTTCTTGACGCTGGAGTTTCTGCCAGGAGCGGCCGTGCAGGTGGACTGGGCGGACTTCGGCTTTGCACTTCCTGGCTGCCCGAGGCGGGTGAGCGCCTTCGTGATGGTGCTTTGCCACTCTCGCTACCTCTATCTGGAATTCCAGCTCAGCCAAACGATGGGCTCATTTCTGAGATGCATGGACAGGGGGCTGCGATTCTTCAAGGGATCCACCAAGGTCGACATCTTCGACAACATGAAGACCGTCGTGAAGTCGCACACCGCCGCAGGGACCGTCTTCAACCAGCGCTTCCTCGACTATGCGCGCGCCCGCCACTTTGGCGTCGTGGCCTGCAACGTCGCCCGCGGTAACGAAAAGGGCCTCGTCGAGCGGCCCATTGGCTTCATCAGGGAACGTTTCTGGCCGGGGTGTCGCCCCAGCGATCTCCTCGACTTGAACACGAAGGCAGCAGCCTGGCGGGAGACGTTTGCCAACAATCGCATTCACGAGGTGACAGGCAAGGTTCCCGCTCTTGTCTTCGAGCACGAGGAGCAGCAGATGCTTCGGCCTCTCGATGACCTACCATTCAACACGGACGACATCGAAACCGCCACGGTCAGCAAGACCTTTCGCGTGCGTTTCGACAGAAACCTTTACTCCGTACCCCCGCACCTCGTCGATCAAGTCGTGCTCGTACGCGGTGACGACCACCAGGTCTCCATGTACCTCGGACCGAAACTCGTCGCGACGTATCCGCGCTCCTGGGACATCAACAAGGACATCGAGGATCCATCCCACAGGGCGAAGGCACTCGCCCACAAGCCCCGGTGTTAGGTCTCACGTAAATCCGTAAACCCCCAGGAAGGAATTCCCGCACTGGGTCCCTGGTGGTTTTGGTGATGAGGGGGCGGAAAGCGGAAGAAGGGTGAGGTGGCTTTTTGCGGGAAACGGGGATCTGGGTGAGGCTACCGGCCGGCAGGCATAACGCCCGCCCTTGGGACCCCAGAAAAAGGTTGGGCCCGCCACGGAGGCAACCGTGCGAGCCCTTGGCCGGTCGTGCAGTTGCGCCAAGCGACAGTACTGACCAGCGAGCAATACGTTAAGCAGGAAGGCTGGCAACAGGCAAGGCTCGAGCGGTGTCCGGCGCACGGATCTGGTAGCAAATGTGGCTTTCGCAGCCTCGGGACCTACGCCCGGGTGGAGCCAGCTGGGATGCGGGTGGCCCGGTACTACTGCCCGACGGCACATCGGACCTTCAGCCTGTTGCCCGACTGCTTGGCGTCTCGGCTCAGTGGCTCCCTGGAGGAGGTCGAGGCCGTGGTGACCGCGGTGGAGGCCGCGCCGTCGATAGAGGCAGCCGCCGATCGGCTGCGGCCAGACATCGAACTGCCCGGGGCGGTGCGATGGGTGCGCCGCCGCTACAGCGCCACCCGGGCGGCCCTGCTGGTGCTGGTGACCTCGACGCCCGCGCTGCTCGGCAACTGCGAGCCCACGCTCGCTGAGGTCCGCCAGCGTCTGGGCACTCCGGTACTGCGGCACGTACGAGCCGAATCCGAGAAGCAGCTTGGCGCCTTGCCCGCGCCAGTCGGATTCGGCCCCCGCAGTCGAGCCGCCAGCAGACTGTGGACACCTCGCGAACACGAAACGGGGCCAGACCCGCCGCCCTAACGCCTGTAGTGGTCGAGGCATAGGCGCTCACCGCCAAAACCACGGGCGCCGAGGAGAAAACATGGACACCCAAGCCGACGACAACGAGCGACGCAAGGCCGTCGCGCTCTTTCGCTATGGTGTGATTGCCGACCTATTGCACTGGCCCAAAGGCAAGCGAGGCCTGGGCGAGCAAATCGCAAAGAAGGCGGACCGCACCTACGACATCCCCGGCTCACGCAGGAGCCGTATCGCTGCCGAAACCATCAGAGACTGGCTCAAGGCCTATCGCCACGGCGGCTTCGATGCCCTGATGCCCAAGGCGCGCAGTGACGAGGGGCAGGCACGCAAGATCCCACAGTCCATCGTGGACCTTCTGTGCATGGTCAAGGAAGACAGGCCCGCACTGTCTGTGCGCATGGTCATCGATGCCGTGCGAGCCTCGGGCGAGGTACCACAGGACCTGGAGCTGGCGCCAGCCACGGTGCATCGGGTGCTCTCTCGTGCAGGCTTGATGGCTCGCAAGCCCGAGACGCCAACGAGCAACGACCGCCGTCGCTTCGCCTTCGCGAAGGCGGGGGAGATGTGGATGAGCGACGTGATGCACGGACCGTCCGTGCTGATCGGAGGCAAGCGCCGCCAAAAGACGTATCTCATCTCATTCATGGACGACGCCACCCGAGTCGTCCCGTACGCTGCCTTCGCGCTCGGCGAAAACGTCTCTTGTTTCATGCCCGTCTTCGAGCAAGCGCTGCGACGGCGTGGACTTCCCCTGCGGCTTTACGTCGACAACGGGGCAGCATATCGGTCGCATCATCTGTCCCTCGTCTGTGCCAGGCTGGGCGTGACTCTCATCCATGCACGCCCCTACCAGCCCCAGGGCAAGGGCAAGCAGGAGCGCTGGCACCGCGAGGTGCGCCGGCAATGCCTTGGCACCCTCGCCGAAGGAGACACTGCGAGCCTCGAAGCCCTCAACCGCAAGCTCTGGACCTGGGTCGAGGGGGAGTACCACCAGGCCCCTCACAGAGGCCTTGATGGCGAGACCCCGCTCGAGCGCTGGGCTCGCGCTTGCGACGAGGTGCGGCTGCCGGACATCGGCGCAGACTTCAGTGCGCTCTTTCTCTTCGAGGAAAAGCGCAAGGTACACAAAGACAGGACCGTCAGCTTGCGGGGCGTCGTCTATGAGGTGGACGCTTCGCTCGTCGGCGAAACCGTCTCTTTGCGCTTCGACCCGAGCCGGGTCGGCAAGCCCGTCGAGCTCTGGGTCAAGGGGCGCAAAGTCGGCCTGGCCAAACCCGTCGATGCGTATGCCAACTGCTTCGTCAAACGCGACAACGAGGTGCGCTCCGTCCTGCGTGCCGACCGCGTTGCACCGAATCCGCCAGAAGGACTTCGCCTGCGCGACTTCGACGTCGTCGAGCACCACGACCAAGGAGAGCGATGATGTACCGCAAGCACTTCGGCCTGAACCGCCATCCCTTCGGCAAGGAGGTCGAGCCTGATGACCTCTTTGTCTCATCTGCAAGTCAGGAGCTGTCGGTCCGCCTCAATCACCTCATCGAGATGAGGGGCATCGGCCTCGTCACGGGCGACAGCGGCAGCGGGAAGACCACTGCCTGTCGCAAGGTAGTCTCGGGACTGCACACGGGGCTACACAAGGTGGTCTACGTCGCCCACTCGACCGGCAACGTCATGGACGTCTACAAAGCCATCGCCTGGGAAATGGGCCTGCCCACCGAGCGCAACCGTGCCGCCGTGTATCGGCAGATCCGAACCGAGGTCACACGCCTGACCACCGAGGCACGGTGTCGCCCCATCCTCATCGTCGATGAGGCCCATCATCTCAGGCCTGACGTGCTCGAAGACCTCAGGCTCCTGACCAACTACCAAATGGACGCAGAGAATCGGCTTTGCCTGCTGCTGGTGGGACAATCTGAGCTGCGTCGTCGACTGGGCATGGCTGTCTACGAGGCGCTCAGCCAGCGCATCGTCATGCGCTATCACTTCGCAGGTCTTTCCCGTGAGGAGCTGTCCGGATACTTTGCTCACCGGCTTCGCCTCGCGGGGACCGAGCTGCCGCTCTTTGATCCCGCAGCCCTCGAGGCAACCTTCCAGGCCACAGGAGGTCTGCCACGAAAAGTGAACCTCCTTGCTCACCACGCCCTCATGGCCGCAGCTCTCGCACGGGCCAAATCCGTGACTGTCGAGCACGTCCAGGCAGCTTTGCCGGAGGTCGGGTGACCATGGGCACTACGATTCCATTGGAGGCTGGTCCCATCATCCAGCCCGGGCTCGACGAGCTTTGTGTCGCGCCCGCGATCGGCGTCCTTGCCGCCCTGGACGCCACGCTCGCAGCTGCTGCCCAACAGCTACACGCAGCGCATCCAGACCTAACCCTGGGCGGGCTGGCCTTTGGTGAGCCGCTCTCACCGCAAGCGCGCTCGGCGTACCTCCTTCTCTTTCGCTGTGTCGACTTGCGCACCGCGATCAGGGAATACAGGCACGTGGC encodes the following:
- the istA gene encoding IS21 family transposase; translation: MRPRAEREPFLTLEFLPGAAVQVDWADFGFALPGCPRRVSAFVMVLCHSRYLYLEFQLSQTMGSFLRCMDRGLRFFKGSTKVDIFDNMKTVVKSHTAAGTVFNQRFLDYARARHFGVVACNVARGNEKGLVERPIGFIRERFWPGCRPSDLLDLNTKAAAWRETFANNRIHEVTGKVPALVFEHEEQQMLRPLDDLPFNTDDIETATVSKTFRVRFDRNLYSVPPHLVDQVVLVRGDDHQVSMYLGPKLVATYPRSWDINKDIEDPSHRAKALAHKPRC
- a CDS encoding oligosaccharide flippase family protein, whose translation is MTSTSSPSSPPSPARAQAAAVAGRGALYIGAAKIVFMVAGFLQRWLLARIVGPAEYGAFSVVNGAVSTVNNTMVQGTTQAISKFAAEDDERAGAVARAGLRLQMFVGTAVGLAFLLAAPWLARLVGAPTYYVPWFRLVAAIPFLYGFYAVYVGLANGLRRFATQASFDVLFSALKTGLLLGGALLFARGRQDPRAAVTGAFAGFVVAAVVILFVAARVMGKVKAPAGAPFPLKRLTVFMTGVALYAVMVNLALNYDLFWLRRFAGASAEATRADALVGNYEALRNLALLPYQALIVVTFVVFPLVSRVTFEQNRDATLAYVRQTMRIAFAFAALMGLALGCRPGALLAILYKPAYLEGTTALPILAAGLCALSLLGVACAIINASGRPRVAVGLVAVTLLVGSLSALYLVPGAAPGPAMLRAQAVSTAAGMGAGFLVAMAYLKRSFGGAVPLGTVLRTTLGLALGVSAAQLMPEGGRVMGLAAVAVAVLVFLATLLLAQELGPEDRARFARLARRKRA
- a CDS encoding AAA family ATPase, whose product is MMYRKHFGLNRHPFGKEVEPDDLFVSSASQELSVRLNHLIEMRGIGLVTGDSGSGKTTACRKVVSGLHTGLHKVVYVAHSTGNVMDVYKAIAWEMGLPTERNRAAVYRQIRTEVTRLTTEARCRPILIVDEAHHLRPDVLEDLRLLTNYQMDAENRLCLLLVGQSELRRRLGMAVYEALSQRIVMRYHFAGLSREELSGYFAHRLRLAGTELPLFDPAALEATFQATGGLPRKVNLLAHHALMAAALARAKSVTVEHVQAALPEVG
- a CDS encoding DDE-type integrase/transposase/recombinase, which encodes MDTQADDNERRKAVALFRYGVIADLLHWPKGKRGLGEQIAKKADRTYDIPGSRRSRIAAETIRDWLKAYRHGGFDALMPKARSDEGQARKIPQSIVDLLCMVKEDRPALSVRMVIDAVRASGEVPQDLELAPATVHRVLSRAGLMARKPETPTSNDRRRFAFAKAGEMWMSDVMHGPSVLIGGKRRQKTYLISFMDDATRVVPYAAFALGENVSCFMPVFEQALRRRGLPLRLYVDNGAAYRSHHLSLVCARLGVTLIHARPYQPQGKGKQERWHREVRRQCLGTLAEGDTASLEALNRKLWTWVEGEYHQAPHRGLDGETPLERWARACDEVRLPDIGADFSALFLFEEKRKVHKDRTVSLRGVVYEVDASLVGETVSLRFDPSRVGKPVELWVKGRKVGLAKPVDAYANCFVKRDNEVRSVLRADRVAPNPPEGLRLRDFDVVEHHDQGER